From Melospiza melodia melodia isolate bMelMel2 chromosome 31, bMelMel2.pri, whole genome shotgun sequence, one genomic window encodes:
- the NR4A1 gene encoding nuclear receptor subfamily 4immunitygroup A member 1 isoform X1, whose product MPCIQAQCSTTGAGPCERCPAELLSPEGGRFPMEVAGADLAAAAPALPSFSTFMDGYAGEFDAFLYQLPASGQPSAATAFKLEDFQVYGCYPSAFGGQPDETLSSSGSDCYGSPCSIPSPATPGFQPPPAAAWEGSFGPYSPLPNYEAGQPWAEPAKSGGSQPPFFAFSPPAPSPAGSPATLKGQLGPSPRVDPRLLDTDAFPPSQGGPRGFGGLPLAPSSPLLEGPSKVRSPGAGEGRCAVCGDNASCQHYGVRTCEGCKGFFKRTVQKNAKYICLANKDCPVDKRRRNRCQFCRFQKCLAVGMVKEVVRTDSLKGRRGRLPSKPKQPPDASPVSLITSLVRAHIDSIPSATKLDYSKFQESAPCPFEKEDSVDVQQFYDLLTGSMDVIRKWAEKIQGFSELPKEDQDLLLESAFLELFILRLAYRSKPEEGKLIFCNGVVLHRQQCVRGFGEWIDAILEFSQSLHRMSVDVPSFSCLAALVIITGEILPAPGLSLSPSPPGVCPRRPSHTLSVPADRHGLKEPKRVEELQNRIVGCLKDHVAAAGPEPGRSSCLSKLLGKLPELRSLCTQGLQRIFYLKLEDLVPPPPIVDKIFMDTLPF is encoded by the exons ATGCCCTGCATCCAGGCCCAGTGCAGCACCACGGGCGCCGGCCCCTGCGAGCGCTGCCCGGCCGAGCTGCTCAGCCCCGAGGGCGGCCGATTCCCCATGGAAGTGGCCGGAGCCGATCTGGCGGCCgccgctccagccctgcccagcttcAGCACCTTCATGGACGGCTACGCCGGCGAGTTCGACGCCTTCCTCTACCAGCTGCCCGCCAGCGGCCAGCCCAGCGCCGCCACCGCCTTCAAGCTGGAGGATTTCCAGGTGTACGGCTGCTACCCCAGCGCTTTTGGGGGGCAGCCGGACGAGACCCTGTCCTCCAGCGGCTCGGACTGCTACGGgagcccctgctccatcccctcgcCCGCCACGCCCGGCTTCCAGCCCCCGCCGGCCGCGGCATGGGAGGGCTCCTTCGGGCCGTACTCGCCGCTGCCGAACTACGAGGCCGggcagccctgggctgagccagCCAAGAGTGGGGGGTCTCAGCCTCCCTTTTTCGCCTTCAGCCCCCCGgcgcccagccctgctggctccccGGCGACCCTCAAGGGGCAGCTGGGCCCCTCGCCCCGTGTGGACCCGCGGCTGCTGGACACGGACGCGTTTCCCCCGAGccaggggggtcccagggggttcGGGGGGCTGCCCTTGGCTCCCAGCTCGCCGCTGCTGGAGGGGCCCAGCAAGGTGCGCAGCCCCGGGGCGGGCGAGGGGCGCTGCGCCGTCTGCGGGGACAACGCGTCGTGCCAGCACTACGGCGTGCGCACCTGCGAGGGCTGCAAGGGATTCTTCAAG CGCACAGTGCAGAAGAACGCCAAGTACATCTGCCTGGCCAACAAGGACTGCCCTGTGGACAAGCGGCGCAGGAACCGCTGCCAGTTCTGCCGCTTCCAGAAgtgcctggccgtgggcatggtCAAAGAAG TGGTCCGGACCGACAGCCTGAAGGGGAGGCGGGGCCGGCTGCCCTCCAAGCCCAAGCAGCCGCCGGATGCGTCCCCCGTCAGCCTCATCACCTCGCTGGTGCGGGCTCACATCGACtccatccccagtgccaccaagCTCGACTACTCCAAG TTCCAGGAGTCAGCCCCGTGCCCGTTTGAGAAGGAGGACTCGGTGGACGTGCAGCAGTTCTACGACCTCCTCACCGGCTCCATGGACGTCATCCGCAAGTGGGCCGAGAAGATCCAGGGCTTCAGCGAGCTGCCCAAGGAGGACCAGGACCTCCTGCTGGAGTCAGCCTTCCTGGAGCTCTTCATCCTTCGCCTGGCGTACCG ctccaagcCAGAGGAAGGCAAACTCATCTTCTGCAACGGCGTGGTGCTGCACCGGCAGCAGTGCGTGCGCGGCTTCGGCGAGTGGATCGACGCCATCCTCGAGTTCTCCCAGAGCCTGCACCGCATGAGCGTCGATGTCCCCTCCTTCTCCTGCCTCGCCGCCCTCGTCATCATCACAGGTGAGATCCTCCCAGCTCCAGGCTTGTCGCTGTCCCCATCGCCACCTGGCGTCTGTCCCCGCCGTCCCTCCCACACGCTGTCTGTCCCCGCAGACCGGCACGGCCTGAAGGAGCCCAAGCGGGTGGAGGAGCTGCAGAACCGCATCGTGGGCTGCCTCAAGGACCACGTGGCGGCAGCAGGGCCCGAGCCCGgccgctccagctgcctctccaagCTGCTGGGCAAGCTGCCCGAGCTGCGCAGCCTCTGCACCCAGGGCCTCCAGCGCATCTTCTACCTCAAGCTGGAGGATCTGGTGCCGCCGCCACCCATCGTGGACAAGATCTTCATGGACACTCTGCCTTTCTGA
- the ATG101 gene encoding autophagy-related protein 101 isoform X1, whose protein sequence is MSVGCERFQPTPSLWGCGGPVLRVPGSLWHVGHPNQDIWGYGGGLYQECLDFFGMWGTQIRTSGAMGDLYQGCLDPCGIWGIQIRAPGSLWGLYQWCLDFFGMWGIQVRTPGWVPVGYQDTSTQWGGRGAVTQAWQPPTPPVPPSCPLSSRCCGPSSAGPAMNCRAEVLEVSVEGRQVEEAMLAVLHTVLLHRSTGKFHYKKEGTYSIGTVGTQDVDCDFIDFAYVRVSSEELDRALRKAVGEFKDALRSSGSDGMGQISLEFYQKKKSRWPFSDECIPWELWTIKVNVVNLANEQERQICREKVGEKLCEKIINIVEVMNRHEYLPKMPTQSEVDNVFDTSLKDVQPYLYKISYQITDSLGTSVTTTMRRLIKDTLAL, encoded by the exons ATGTCTGTGGGATGTGAGAGATTTCAACCAACCCCatctctgtggggctgtggggggccTGTACTGAGGGTGCCTGGATCCTTGTGGCATGTGGGGCACCCAAATCAGGACATCTGGGGCTATGGTGGGGGTCTATACCAAGAGTGCCTGGATTTTTTTGGCATGTGGGGGACTCAAATCAGGACATCTGGGGCTATGGGGGATCTGTACCAAGGATGCCTGGATCCTTGTGGCATTTGGGGGATTCAAATCAGAGCACCTGGGTCTCTGTGGGGTCTATACCAATGGTGCCTGGATTTTTTTGGCATGTGGGGGATTCAAGTCAGGACACCCGGCTGGGTCCCTGTGGGCTACCAGGACACCAGCACACAGTGGGGAGGCAGAGGGGCTGTCACCCAAGCCTGGCAGCCCCCAAccccccctgtgccaccctcgtGTCCCCTCAGCAGCCGCTGCTGTGGCCCCTCCAGCGCCGGCCCCGCCATGAACTGCCGCGCCGAGGTGCTGGAGGTGTCGGTGGAGGGCAGGCAGGTGGAGGAGGCCATGCTGGCCGTGCTCCACACCGTCCTGCTGCACCGCAGCACCGGCAAGTTCCACTACAAGAAGGAGGGCACCTACTCCATTGGCACCGTGGGCACCCAGGACGTGGACTGCGACTTCATCGACTTCGCCTACGTGCGCGTCTCCTCCGAGGAGCTCGACCGCGCTCTCCGCAAGGCTGTGGGGGAGTTTAAG GACGCGCTGCGCAGCTCCGGCTCCGACGGCATGGGGCAGATCTCCCTGGAGTTCTACCAGAAGAAGAAATCCCGGTGGCCCTTCTCGGATGAGTGCATTCCCTGGGAGCTGTGGACCATCAAGGTGAACGTGGTGAACCTGGCCAACGAGCAGGAGCGGCAGATCTGCCGCGAGAAGGTGGGGGAGAAGCTCTGCGAGAAGATCATCAACATCGTGGAGGTGATGAACCGCCACGAGTACCTGCCCAAGATGCCCACCCAGTCCGAGGTGGACAATGTCTTTGACACCAGCCTGAAGGACGTGCAGCCCTACCTGTACAAGATCTCCTACCAGATCACGGACTCCCTGGGCACCTCGGTCACCACCACCATGCGCCGGCTCATCAAGGACACGCTGGCGCTGTAG
- the NR4A1 gene encoding nuclear receptor subfamily 4immunitygroup A member 1 isoform X2, with protein MPCIQAQCSTTGAGPCERCPAELLSPEGGRFPMEVAGADLAAAAPALPSFSTFMDGYAGEFDAFLYQLPASGQPSAATAFKLEDFQVYGCYPSAFGGQPDETLSSSGSDCYGSPCSIPSPATPGFQPPPAAAWEGSFGPYSPLPNYEAGQPWAEPAKSGGSQPPFFAFSPPAPSPAGSPATLKGQLGPSPRVDPRLLDTDAFPPSQGGPRGFGGLPLAPSSPLLEGPSKVRSPGAGEGRCAVCGDNASCQHYGVRTCEGCKGFFKRTVQKNAKYICLANKDCPVDKRRRNRCQFCRFQKCLAVGMVKEVVRTDSLKGRRGRLPSKPKQPPDASPVSLITSLVRAHIDSIPSATKLDYSKFQESAPCPFEKEDSVDVQQFYDLLTGSMDVIRKWAEKIQGFSELPKEDQDLLLESAFLELFILRLAYRSKPEEGKLIFCNGVVLHRQQCVRGFGEWIDAILEFSQSLHRMSVDVPSFSCLAALVIITDRHGLKEPKRVEELQNRIVGCLKDHVAAAGPEPGRSSCLSKLLGKLPELRSLCTQGLQRIFYLKLEDLVPPPPIVDKIFMDTLPF; from the exons ATGCCCTGCATCCAGGCCCAGTGCAGCACCACGGGCGCCGGCCCCTGCGAGCGCTGCCCGGCCGAGCTGCTCAGCCCCGAGGGCGGCCGATTCCCCATGGAAGTGGCCGGAGCCGATCTGGCGGCCgccgctccagccctgcccagcttcAGCACCTTCATGGACGGCTACGCCGGCGAGTTCGACGCCTTCCTCTACCAGCTGCCCGCCAGCGGCCAGCCCAGCGCCGCCACCGCCTTCAAGCTGGAGGATTTCCAGGTGTACGGCTGCTACCCCAGCGCTTTTGGGGGGCAGCCGGACGAGACCCTGTCCTCCAGCGGCTCGGACTGCTACGGgagcccctgctccatcccctcgcCCGCCACGCCCGGCTTCCAGCCCCCGCCGGCCGCGGCATGGGAGGGCTCCTTCGGGCCGTACTCGCCGCTGCCGAACTACGAGGCCGggcagccctgggctgagccagCCAAGAGTGGGGGGTCTCAGCCTCCCTTTTTCGCCTTCAGCCCCCCGgcgcccagccctgctggctccccGGCGACCCTCAAGGGGCAGCTGGGCCCCTCGCCCCGTGTGGACCCGCGGCTGCTGGACACGGACGCGTTTCCCCCGAGccaggggggtcccagggggttcGGGGGGCTGCCCTTGGCTCCCAGCTCGCCGCTGCTGGAGGGGCCCAGCAAGGTGCGCAGCCCCGGGGCGGGCGAGGGGCGCTGCGCCGTCTGCGGGGACAACGCGTCGTGCCAGCACTACGGCGTGCGCACCTGCGAGGGCTGCAAGGGATTCTTCAAG CGCACAGTGCAGAAGAACGCCAAGTACATCTGCCTGGCCAACAAGGACTGCCCTGTGGACAAGCGGCGCAGGAACCGCTGCCAGTTCTGCCGCTTCCAGAAgtgcctggccgtgggcatggtCAAAGAAG TGGTCCGGACCGACAGCCTGAAGGGGAGGCGGGGCCGGCTGCCCTCCAAGCCCAAGCAGCCGCCGGATGCGTCCCCCGTCAGCCTCATCACCTCGCTGGTGCGGGCTCACATCGACtccatccccagtgccaccaagCTCGACTACTCCAAG TTCCAGGAGTCAGCCCCGTGCCCGTTTGAGAAGGAGGACTCGGTGGACGTGCAGCAGTTCTACGACCTCCTCACCGGCTCCATGGACGTCATCCGCAAGTGGGCCGAGAAGATCCAGGGCTTCAGCGAGCTGCCCAAGGAGGACCAGGACCTCCTGCTGGAGTCAGCCTTCCTGGAGCTCTTCATCCTTCGCCTGGCGTACCG ctccaagcCAGAGGAAGGCAAACTCATCTTCTGCAACGGCGTGGTGCTGCACCGGCAGCAGTGCGTGCGCGGCTTCGGCGAGTGGATCGACGCCATCCTCGAGTTCTCCCAGAGCCTGCACCGCATGAGCGTCGATGTCCCCTCCTTCTCCTGCCTCGCCGCCCTCGTCATCATCACAG ACCGGCACGGCCTGAAGGAGCCCAAGCGGGTGGAGGAGCTGCAGAACCGCATCGTGGGCTGCCTCAAGGACCACGTGGCGGCAGCAGGGCCCGAGCCCGgccgctccagctgcctctccaagCTGCTGGGCAAGCTGCCCGAGCTGCGCAGCCTCTGCACCCAGGGCCTCCAGCGCATCTTCTACCTCAAGCTGGAGGATCTGGTGCCGCCGCCACCCATCGTGGACAAGATCTTCATGGACACTCTGCCTTTCTGA
- the ATG101 gene encoding autophagy-related protein 101 isoform X3, with amino-acid sequence MNCRAEVLEVSVEGRQVEEAMLAVLHTVLLHRSTGKFHYKKEGTYSIGTVGTQDVDCDFIDFAYVRVSSEELDRALRKAVGEFKDALRSSGSDGMGQISLEFYQKKKSRWPFSDECIPWELWTIKVNVVNLANEQERQICREKVGEKLCEKIINIVEVMNRHEYLPKMPTQSEVDNVFDTSLKDVQPYLYKISYQITDSLGTSVTTTMRRLIKDTLAL; translated from the exons ATGAACTGCCGCGCCGAGGTGCTGGAGGTGTCGGTGGAGGGCAGGCAGGTGGAGGAGGCCATGCTGGCCGTGCTCCACACCGTCCTGCTGCACCGCAGCACCGGCAAGTTCCACTACAAGAAGGAGGGCACCTACTCCATTGGCACCGTGGGCACCCAGGACGTGGACTGCGACTTCATCGACTTCGCCTACGTGCGCGTCTCCTCCGAGGAGCTCGACCGCGCTCTCCGCAAGGCTGTGGGGGAGTTTAAG GACGCGCTGCGCAGCTCCGGCTCCGACGGCATGGGGCAGATCTCCCTGGAGTTCTACCAGAAGAAGAAATCCCGGTGGCCCTTCTCGGATGAGTGCATTCCCTGGGAGCTGTGGACCATCAAGGTGAACGTGGTGAACCTGGCCAACGAGCAGGAGCGGCAGATCTGCCGCGAGAAGGTGGGGGAGAAGCTCTGCGAGAAGATCATCAACATCGTGGAGGTGATGAACCGCCACGAGTACCTGCCCAAGATGCCCACCCAGTCCGAGGTGGACAATGTCTTTGACACCAGCCTGAAGGACGTGCAGCCCTACCTGTACAAGATCTCCTACCAGATCACGGACTCCCTGGGCACCTCGGTCACCACCACCATGCGCCGGCTCATCAAGGACACGCTGGCGCTGTAG
- the ATG101 gene encoding autophagy-related protein 101 isoform X2, translating to MIHLPPLCRQMVGPGRSRCCGPSSAGPAMNCRAEVLEVSVEGRQVEEAMLAVLHTVLLHRSTGKFHYKKEGTYSIGTVGTQDVDCDFIDFAYVRVSSEELDRALRKAVGEFKDALRSSGSDGMGQISLEFYQKKKSRWPFSDECIPWELWTIKVNVVNLANEQERQICREKVGEKLCEKIINIVEVMNRHEYLPKMPTQSEVDNVFDTSLKDVQPYLYKISYQITDSLGTSVTTTMRRLIKDTLAL from the exons ATGATCCACCTCCCTCCTCTGTGCCGTCAGATGGTCGGGCCCGGGCG CAGCCGCTGCTGTGGCCCCTCCAGCGCCGGCCCCGCCATGAACTGCCGCGCCGAGGTGCTGGAGGTGTCGGTGGAGGGCAGGCAGGTGGAGGAGGCCATGCTGGCCGTGCTCCACACCGTCCTGCTGCACCGCAGCACCGGCAAGTTCCACTACAAGAAGGAGGGCACCTACTCCATTGGCACCGTGGGCACCCAGGACGTGGACTGCGACTTCATCGACTTCGCCTACGTGCGCGTCTCCTCCGAGGAGCTCGACCGCGCTCTCCGCAAGGCTGTGGGGGAGTTTAAG GACGCGCTGCGCAGCTCCGGCTCCGACGGCATGGGGCAGATCTCCCTGGAGTTCTACCAGAAGAAGAAATCCCGGTGGCCCTTCTCGGATGAGTGCATTCCCTGGGAGCTGTGGACCATCAAGGTGAACGTGGTGAACCTGGCCAACGAGCAGGAGCGGCAGATCTGCCGCGAGAAGGTGGGGGAGAAGCTCTGCGAGAAGATCATCAACATCGTGGAGGTGATGAACCGCCACGAGTACCTGCCCAAGATGCCCACCCAGTCCGAGGTGGACAATGTCTTTGACACCAGCCTGAAGGACGTGCAGCCCTACCTGTACAAGATCTCCTACCAGATCACGGACTCCCTGGGCACCTCGGTCACCACCACCATGCGCCGGCTCATCAAGGACACGCTGGCGCTGTAG